The DNA segment GCGTGCCCGAGCCGGCGCGCGCGAAGCGCTCGGCGGCCGGGTTGCACCACGCCATCGCGCCCACGACGTTCACCTCGACGATGCTCCGGTCCTTGGCGAGATCGTACTCGTCGGCGCCCACGCGCGGCATGACACCGGCGGCATAGACGAGGAGATCGAGCCCACCCAGCTCGTGACAGATGCGCTGGAAGAGCGCCGGCACCTCGTCGCCGTGCGTGACGTCGTGCGGGAAGGCGAGGGCGCGCGCGGGGTCGCCGGTCGCCGCGCCGATGTCGCGCGCGAGCGCCGCGAGCTCGCCGGCGCGGCGCGCGACGAGCGCCACCCGGCAGCCACCGGCCGCGAGCTGGCGCGCCACGGCCGCGCCGAGGCCGGACGATGCGCCGACCACGATGGCGTGGCGCCAGGGAAGCGGGGCGGTCACTCGAACGACGTTCACCCGTGCCCGCGTCGAGGTCAAGCTCGCGGCGCATTGGCGGGCCCGGGCGGGACCCGGTAAAGCCAGGGCCCGCAATGCCGTTCGCCCGAGGGGCGCGCTCGTGATGCGCGTCACGCCGCGCCGGCCTCTGTGGACGTGGGTGAAGGTGGTCCTGGCCCTGATCGGGATCGACCTCCTGCTCTTCCGCGCCGGCCTCTTCTTCGAGTGGGTGCCGCAGCTCCGCGGCGAGAACGCGACCACCTGGGGTCTCCTCTACACGGCCATCCGCCACCTGGAGATCGACCCGCAGTCGCCCGCGACGGCGTACGTCGTCGGCAGCTCGGTGCTGTTCCTCGGCGTCAACGAGGAGCGCCTGAACGAGGTGCTGGAGGAGGACCGCCTGCCGCCGCGGGCGACGCTGCTCACGACCTTCGGCGCGACCGCGACCGATTCGGCGCTGCTCGCCGCGCGCGCGCTCGAGGACCATCCCTGGCTCGTGGTCTACGCCGCGACGGCGCGCGACTTCAGCAAGACGGCGCCACTCGACACCCCGGTGTCGCGCATGCTGCTCGACTCGTCGACCGATCTGCCGGCGATGCCCGCCGTGACCGGCGAGGAGCGCCTGACGCTCATCGTGCGCCGCTA comes from the Candidatus Eisenbacteria bacterium genome and includes:
- a CDS encoding SDR family NAD(P)-dependent oxidoreductase, whose product is MNVVRVTAPLPWRHAIVVGASSGLGAAVARQLAAGGCRVALVARRAGELAALARDIGAATGDPARALAFPHDVTHGDEVPALFQRICHELGGLDLLVYAAGVMPRVGADEYDLAKDRSIVEVNVVGAMAWCNPAAERFARAGSGTLVGISSVAGDRGRRGNPAYTASKAALDTYLEAVRNRVARLGVRVVTVKPGPVDTPMTKGMDRLPLLVSAEAAATELLAGAARGRRVVYVPAKWRPIMFVIRHIPSFVFRHLDI